AGCGCCATAGGCATAGGCTTCGCCCTGCCGGTAAACCGCGGCCAGCGTCAGGGCGGGAATGCAGCCGAGATGCGCCTGGATCGCGGGATTGATCGCGTGGCCCGAAACGTGCGGGGCGATAGCGGCGGAGCGGCCGGTGAACGCGCGCAGATGGAGAAAGCGTGACATGCGCGCCCCGTCGTTGACCGGATAGTTGTCCCACAAGCAGACCGGCCGCCCCAGTTGACGCGCCACGCGTTTCACATGAGCGTGATCGACCGCCCGCGAGCAGACCTCCTCGCCGGTCCAGTAAACGCGGACCGCCGGATCGAGCCGCCGTCCCAGTTCAGCGAGATAGCCGGCCGGCCGGTCGCCGAACACCAGATCGAGCACCGGGTCGTCCGAATAGTAGGTGGGGCAGGTATAGACCCGCGTCGCCCGCGTCAGGCCCGCGCAGAAGTTGACCACCTCCGCCTGCCGCGCGGCAAGGTCCGGCATGTCGCCGCGCAGGTCGTCGAACAGAATGGCAAGGTCGTCGATGCCGATGGCGTCGAGATCCGCCACCCGCCGGGCGAGCGCGGCGCGGGCCTCGTCGTCGAACGGGTGCGTGGAGCCGATCGGCGTCAGCGCGATGCCGAACCGCATGCCCGCCGCCCGCACTCGGGTCGAGAGGCGACCGAGCATTGCGGTCTGTTCGGGATCGTGGCGCTCGCGCCAGGCGCGGCGCAATGCGCGGTCGGCCTTGGGGCCGTAATGGTAGAAGCCATAGCCCGCCGCCGCGAGCGTCTGCACGACATGGCCACGCTCCGCCTCGGTCCAGATGCGCCCGAAGCGGCCTTCGATCAGGCCCAGTTCGGGCATCATGCGCGGTGATCCGCGCGCGCGCCGGCGATCCAGGTGGCGGTGACAGCGCGCGTTTCGTCCAGATGGACGAGATCGGCGCGCAAGCCGGGCGCGATGGAGCCGGTTTCGTGGTCGAGCCGCAGGAATCGCGCGGGATTGCCGCTCGCCATGCACGATGCGGTCACGATGTCGCAGCCGAGCAGGTCCATCGCGTTGCACAGCGCCTGCACCATGGTCAGCGCCGATCCCGCGAGCGTGCCGTCCGGCCCCCGGCAGGTGCCGTCGACCACCGCGATGTCCTGGCCCATCAGCGTGAACCGGTCTTGCGTGCCGCCGACCGGGGGCATCGCGTCGGTCACCAGCATCGCCCCTTCGATCCCCCGCGCGCGCAGCGCCACGCGCAATGCGGCGGGATGGACATGGAGCCCGTCCACAATCAGCCCGAAATGGCTGGCGTGATCTTCCAGCGCCGCGCCGACCATGCCCGGTTCGCGGCTGAGCAACGGCGTCATGGCGTTGAACAGATGGGTAAAGCCCGCCAGTCCTTCCTCCAGCGCGGCGCGGGTCTGGTCGTAGTCCGCAAGGCTGTGCCCCGCGCAGACCAGCACGCCCGCATCGCTCAGCGCCCGCACGGTTCCCGCCGGCGCGAGTTCGGGCGCCAGCGTCACCACGCGCCGTCCCAGGGTGGGCTGCGCCAGCCGCGCGATGACGTCCGCATCGACCGCTGTGAAGCGCGCCTTGTCGTGGATGCCCTTCTTCGCGGGGTTGAGATGCGGGCCTTCGATGTGAATGCCGAGGACTCCCGGCTCCCGGTCGGCCAGCGCCGCTTCGCCCGCCGCGATGGCCGTTCCGACCACGCCGGGATAGTCGCTGATCAGCGTCGGCAGCAGCCCGGTCGTGCCGAAGCGCCGATGGGCGGCGGCGATGGCGCGGATGCCCTCGACGGAAGGGTGATCGTTGAACAGCACGTCGCCGCCGCCGTTCACCTGCACGTCGATGAAGCCCGGCAGCAGCCAGCCGCCGCCAAGGTCATGGCGGGCGCAGCCGGCCGGCAGGGCATCCGCTGGAGCAAGGCCGGCAATGCGGTCGCCATCGAGCAGCAGCGCCTGCCCTTCCGCAACCGCGTCGGCCAGAACGATGTTCGCGCCGGTAAGAGCCGTCAGCGTCATAGCGTGCGCGTTACCTTGTTGAGATGCGGAGGGCTATCGGGATTGCACCCCCGCGCCAGCGAAAGCGCGTTGGCGAGGCCATAGAAGCTCTGAATCTGCGCGATGGCGCCAAGCACGGGATGGACCTGCGTGTCCATCGGCAGGACGAGGCTCGCGGGCGCCACGTCTTCGGGCAAGCCGGCGGCGATCACGTTAGCGCCCCGCGCCGCGAAATCCTCCAGCCGCGCGCGAAGGCCGGTCCGGGCAATATCGAGCGGGGCGAGGACCAGCACCGGATCGCCCGCGCCCACCAGCGTCATCGGGCCATGCGCCACTTCGGCGCTGCTGAAGGCCTCGGCATGAAGGTTCGATGTTTCCTTCAGCTTGAGCGCGGCTTCGCCAGCGACGGGCAGGCT
This window of the Novosphingobium sp. EMRT-2 genome carries:
- a CDS encoding beta-N-acetylglucosaminidase domain-containing protein — protein: MMPELGLIEGRFGRIWTEAERGHVVQTLAAAGYGFYHYGPKADRALRRAWRERHDPEQTAMLGRLSTRVRAAGMRFGIALTPIGSTHPFDDEARAALARRVADLDAIGIDDLAILFDDLRGDMPDLAARQAEVVNFCAGLTRATRVYTCPTYYSDDPVLDLVFGDRPAGYLAELGRRLDPAVRVYWTGEEVCSRAVDHAHVKRVARQLGRPVCLWDNYPVNDGARMSRFLHLRAFTGRSAAIAPHVSGHAINPAIQAHLGCIPALTLAAVYRQGEAYAYGAAFGEAARQVLGAQFAQMLQQDLPAFQDVGHERLGSRGERLRARYASIDHPAAREILRWLDGDDLMTDDEVQTQ
- the nagA gene encoding N-acetylglucosamine-6-phosphate deacetylase, producing MTLTALTGANIVLADAVAEGQALLLDGDRIAGLAPADALPAGCARHDLGGGWLLPGFIDVQVNGGGDVLFNDHPSVEGIRAIAAAHRRFGTTGLLPTLISDYPGVVGTAIAAGEAALADREPGVLGIHIEGPHLNPAKKGIHDKARFTAVDADVIARLAQPTLGRRVVTLAPELAPAGTVRALSDAGVLVCAGHSLADYDQTRAALEEGLAGFTHLFNAMTPLLSREPGMVGAALEDHASHFGLIVDGLHVHPAALRVALRARGIEGAMLVTDAMPPVGGTQDRFTLMGQDIAVVDGTCRGPDGTLAGSALTMVQALCNAMDLLGCDIVTASCMASGNPARFLRLDHETGSIAPGLRADLVHLDETRAVTATWIAGARADHRA